The following DNA comes from Thermococcus celericrescens.
GACAAACCCCGAGATGCCCCTACTTTGGGAAATGCGGCGGCTGCCTCTGGCAGGGGATGAAGTACCGGGACCAGCTGAAGTTGACCCACCGAGGAAGGGGTTGAAGGAGGCGTCGGAGCTTTTGATTAAAAGCGGCGTTGAGAGAATCGTTTACGTCTCCTGCAATCCGGGGGCGTTCAAGCTGGACTACGAGAACCATTTAAAGAGGGTGTATAGGTCCAGGACGCGCTTTTGGCCGATATGTTTCCCCACACGCCCACGTTGAGGCGGTTCTTCTGCTGGAAAGGAAAAATTGAGGGACTATGGTTACTTTTTCATAAAATCCTCAAGGCTGAGCTGTCCTTTCCTCGGGGGTTTCTTCGTTTCTATCTCTGTTTTCAGCTTCTCTTCGATCTTCTTCAGCGTCTTCCAGCTCCGCCTGACTATCGGCGGGAACTCGCCGTGCTCGCGGTAGTAGTTCTCCAAGAACGCCCTCGTCCTCGGGTCGCTGGGATAGCCGCTTCCAATCTCGCCGTACTTCTCCTTCAGCTTCTCTATCGCCCTGTCGCGGGTTACCTTCGCTATTATCGAGGCCGCCGAGACCGGCACGAACTTGTCGTCGGCCTTGTGCTCCGCTATTATCTCCGCCTTAAAATCCAGCCTTTTCCCGATGTCCTCGCCGAAGCGGGCCTCCTTCACGTCGGCGGCGTCGATGTATATCACGTCGGGCTTCACCTTGAGCGAGTTGAGGGCTTTAACGAAGTTCTCCACCTCGAACTCGTTTAAAGTTCCCTCGCGAGAGTCTATCTCCTCCGGCCAAAGCTCCAGAACCACGTAATCGTCTAGTAGAGAGATTATCTCATCGAACAGCCTCTCACGCCGCTTGGGGGTGAGCTTCTTCGAATCCTTAACCCCAAGCTCCTCGAGCGTTGGAACGTTCCTTTCATCCACAACAACCGCTGCTATGGCCATAGGGCCGATTACGGGGCCCCTGCCGGCTTCGTCGATTCCAGCGAGCTTCAAAGTTTCACCTCCTGAAGAGTAGAGCGCCGTAGATGACGCCGAGCATTATCGTCGCCAGGCCGCTGGGGGGTATGTCGGTAAAGTAGGCGAGGATCACGGAGGACACCTGGACGCCCAGAGTGAGGAACAGGCTGGCCCCGATGACCTTGCGCAGGTCGCTGCTGACCATCAGCGCTATCGCGCCCGGAAGAACGGCCACCACCTGGAGGGTTATGAGGCCGACGGTCTGGACGATGAGGGCGCCGATGGCACCGACGAGGACGTAGAGGATCATGAGGTAGGCCCTCGCGTTGCCCCCGTAGCTCTCCATGCCCTCGGGGTCGAAGCTGAGGTAGAGGAAATCGCGGTACAGGAAGAGGACGACGAAGAAAAGAAGGGTACCTCCGATAACGAGGACCGTGAGGTCGTCGAGGGTTATCAGGAAGATGTCCCCCGTGAGGTAGGAGACTATGCTCTCGCCGAGCGGGAAGTATGGTCTGGTTGCCATCACCTTGTAGAGCACGCCAAAGCCGAGGACCGTGAGGCCGGCGACAAAGCTGG
Coding sequences within:
- the rnhB gene encoding ribonuclease HII; the encoded protein is MKLAGIDEAGRGPVIGPMAIAAVVVDERNVPTLEELGVKDSKKLTPKRRERLFDEIISLLDDYVVLELWPEEIDSREGTLNEFEVENFVKALNSLKVKPDVIYIDAADVKEARFGEDIGKRLDFKAEIIAEHKADDKFVPVSAASIIAKVTRDRAIEKLKEKYGEIGSGYPSDPRTRAFLENYYREHGEFPPIVRRSWKTLKKIEEKLKTEIETKKPPRKGQLSLEDFMKK
- a CDS encoding metal ABC transporter permease, which produces MIPEYLIRALLASVMVSVLLGMLSPLINTKGLAFLTHALFHSLLFGAVLGMILGLLFENLSLVMLVALIITIIVVLTIAELEKLGFSPDSAVGIVASFVAGLTVLGFGVLYKVMATRPYFPLGESIVSYLTGDIFLITLDDLTVLVIGGTLLFFVVLFLYRDFLYLSFDPEGMESYGGNARAYLMILYVLVGAIGALIVQTVGLITLQVVAVLPGAIALMVSSDLRKVIGASLFLTLGVQVSSVILAYFTDIPPSGLATIMLGVIYGALLFRR